A region from the Paraburkholderia flagellata genome encodes:
- a CDS encoding helix-turn-helix transcriptional regulator — protein MSVDRPSRKRAWQVLVTPAHRGTSWATLTGRHEAAVVLVIDPEAEEASVSEVLQALYGLTPAETRVAVTIGRGQGLIATADELGVCLSTARTHLRQVFVKTDTRRQAELVRLLDRITLLRHHQNA, from the coding sequence ATGTCCGTCGATCGTCCTTCGCGCAAGCGTGCCTGGCAGGTGCTCGTGACTCCCGCGCACCGTGGCACATCGTGGGCAACGCTCACCGGGCGTCATGAGGCTGCGGTCGTGCTGGTCATTGACCCGGAAGCGGAGGAGGCCTCGGTCAGCGAGGTTCTACAGGCGTTATATGGCCTGACGCCTGCAGAAACGAGAGTGGCGGTCACAATTGGGCGCGGCCAGGGGTTGATCGCGACTGCCGACGAACTCGGAGTGTGCCTGTCCACCGCCCGCACGCATCTGCGGCAGGTCTTCGTCAAAACCGACACGCGGCGGCAGGCCGAACTGGTGCGTTTGCTCGATCGCATCACACTCTTGCGACATCACCAAAATGCCTGA
- a CDS encoding LysE family translocator: MIVPVRQYECEVIVSFHFWGPFAMAWLVTTLSPGPAVLLVMRNAMQYGHHAIAGTVAGNLCAQLIVIVIVVAGSGKLLNATPALFPAIRIAGAAWLILIGVRQCFIGRVRPRSLAARSAEPAGLVGIFREAFIVSGTNPNALIFLLAVVPQFVRSNESLVGQFAVIYLTVASTIVVVHTTYAFTAYVVHKRIAAHHDLGFLTRCSGVLFVWLGVRMMVFP; this comes from the coding sequence ATGATCGTCCCTGTGCGTCAGTATGAATGCGAGGTTATCGTGTCTTTTCACTTCTGGGGGCCATTCGCAATGGCATGGCTCGTGACGACGCTCTCACCAGGACCTGCGGTCTTGCTCGTCATGCGCAATGCGATGCAATATGGACATCATGCGATCGCCGGCACCGTGGCAGGAAATCTTTGCGCGCAACTGATCGTGATTGTCATCGTCGTCGCGGGGTCAGGAAAATTGCTGAACGCCACCCCAGCGCTTTTTCCCGCGATCAGAATCGCAGGTGCGGCGTGGCTGATCCTGATCGGCGTGCGTCAATGTTTCATTGGCAGAGTTCGCCCTCGCTCTCTCGCCGCACGTAGTGCCGAGCCGGCGGGCTTGGTGGGAATCTTCCGTGAAGCCTTCATTGTTTCCGGCACAAACCCAAACGCGCTAATCTTTCTTTTGGCCGTAGTGCCGCAATTTGTGCGGTCCAACGAATCTCTCGTCGGTCAGTTTGCCGTCATCTACCTAACCGTCGCGTCAACGATCGTAGTGGTTCATACGACCTACGCGTTCACCGCATACGTTGTGCATAAGCGCATTGCAGCTCACCACGACCTCGGTTTCCTGACGCGCTGCTCCGGTGTGCTCTTCGTCTGGCTTGGCGTACGGATGATGGTCTTCCCGTGA
- a CDS encoding cupin domain-containing protein yields MVSKPVESLNVFSVGSKIRGLRQRQGRTLDDIATAAQLSKPFLSQVERDRATPSITSLVSIAKALGVPVSYFVDAPTEAGCVCRGPDLKFFGFANSADLYARLTNPSGGRQLEAILVRMPPGERSSEVTTHAGEEFLHVLSGEVTLTLEGQTFVVRAGDSAHYESTVPHAWSNTSDQETVLLWVGTPRLF; encoded by the coding sequence ATGGTTTCGAAACCCGTTGAATCACTGAACGTCTTTTCCGTAGGCAGCAAGATTCGCGGACTGCGCCAGAGACAAGGCCGTACGCTCGATGACATCGCCACCGCGGCGCAGCTCTCGAAACCCTTTCTCTCGCAGGTAGAGCGCGATCGCGCCACCCCTTCGATCACCTCGCTCGTGAGCATCGCCAAAGCGCTCGGCGTGCCGGTAAGCTATTTCGTCGATGCGCCCACCGAAGCGGGCTGCGTGTGCCGCGGCCCGGATCTGAAGTTTTTCGGTTTCGCGAATTCTGCTGACCTTTATGCACGCCTGACTAATCCGTCCGGCGGTCGCCAGCTCGAAGCAATTCTTGTGCGCATGCCACCCGGTGAGCGCTCCAGCGAAGTTACCACGCACGCAGGTGAAGAGTTCCTGCATGTGCTCTCTGGGGAAGTGACCCTCACGCTGGAAGGACAAACGTTTGTGGTCCGCGCGGGCGACAGCGCGCACTATGAATCGACGGTGCCGCACGCCTGGAGCAATACGTCCGACCAGGAAACCGTACTCCTCTGGGTGGGCACGCCGCGTCTGTTCTGA
- a CDS encoding multidrug efflux RND transporter permease subunit — translation MPFFFIDRPVFAWVIALAVMVAGVLAIPMLPVAQYPQLSPPRIVISAEYPGASAEEVGNNVASVIEESLDGAEGLQYYEATSDALGELEIDVTFTSDTNPDIALVDVQNRLKQVEARLPQQVVQQGIDVEKASNTFLMLVALTSIDGTRDSAQLSDYLNRFILRDLKRAPGVGAAELWDADEAMRVWLDPVKLREYGLTAAEVNAAIAAQNSPVTAGTLGNAPFVNGQQTTESVSVKGQLETPDEFGQIVLKAKTDGSLVRLRDIARVELGRADYSFYSRLNGTPAATVGIHLGPRGNALETSNAIRARLAELSKRLPPGVAIEIPFDTAYFVRVAIHEVVIALIEAVVLVFAVMWLFLRDLRATLVPTVVIPVTLMGAFVALFLAGMSINVFTMFGLVLAIGILVDDAIVVVESVHRVMHERGLAPREATRAAMKRIGGAIVGVTAVLTAVFVPMLFFDGNVGGIYRQFAVAMIATMLCSSFMALTLTPALCANLLRMPKRAPQPERGFAAQAARASRGYRALVAALLRRGPRVLAIYAILCAVGAFLYWELPQGFLPSEDEGQLQVMIQLPAGATQARTLEVVKRVEAMLGKQQAVGNVTSVVGWSFAGSGQNVAMAFVELKPWGQRGKDETDAQTLRDALNEQFGTILDGDVQATLPSAVPGIGHSEGFTYRLEDRGGVGVEELKAARDQLIDAAGKSRVVAQVRSDDLPDAPRVELDVDRDKAYAYGVSFDRIADVLGSTFGSSYVDDFPARGRMRRVIVAADAPARMADSQLLDLPVQNTSGGTVAMSSIAATHWTLGPVMLSRYNGYPSLDVTGRAAPGHSSGEAMAEMERLALVLPDGVSAEWTDAAFEEGQAARQTPLLIGLSLLAVFMVLAALYESWIAPLSVILIVPLGALGAVSAMLLRALPNDIYFKVGMVTVIGLAAKNAILIVQAATVRRTGGVPLRAAVVGASVERLRPIVMTSAAFVLGVLPLAFSQGGGAESRHSIGTGVLGGVVAATLLGLVFTPVLYYTVVSRVAATPVHRVPPRRSEKTAQRAKETETEAP, via the coding sequence GTGCCCTTCTTTTTCATCGACAGGCCGGTCTTCGCATGGGTCATCGCGCTCGCGGTAATGGTGGCGGGCGTGCTCGCGATCCCCATGCTGCCGGTCGCGCAGTATCCGCAGCTCTCGCCGCCGCGTATCGTCATCAGCGCCGAGTATCCGGGCGCGTCGGCGGAGGAGGTGGGTAACAACGTCGCGAGCGTAATCGAGGAGAGCCTCGATGGCGCCGAGGGCCTGCAGTACTACGAAGCGACCAGCGACGCACTGGGGGAACTCGAAATCGACGTGACCTTCACGTCGGACACCAATCCCGACATCGCGCTCGTGGATGTGCAGAACCGTCTGAAGCAGGTCGAGGCGCGGCTGCCACAGCAGGTGGTGCAGCAAGGCATCGACGTGGAGAAGGCGTCGAATACGTTCCTGATGCTCGTCGCGCTCACGTCCATCGATGGCACGCGAGACTCCGCGCAGCTGAGCGACTACCTGAACCGCTTCATCCTGCGCGACCTCAAGCGCGCGCCGGGCGTTGGCGCTGCGGAGCTCTGGGACGCCGACGAGGCCATGCGGGTCTGGCTCGATCCGGTGAAGCTGCGCGAATATGGCCTCACGGCGGCCGAGGTCAACGCGGCCATTGCCGCGCAGAACTCGCCGGTGACGGCGGGCACGCTCGGCAACGCGCCGTTCGTGAATGGGCAGCAGACCACCGAGTCGGTGAGCGTCAAGGGTCAACTCGAAACGCCTGACGAGTTCGGCCAGATCGTGCTGAAGGCGAAGACGGATGGCTCGCTCGTGCGCTTGCGCGACATCGCACGCGTGGAGCTCGGGCGCGCCGACTACTCGTTCTACTCGCGCCTGAACGGCACACCCGCGGCGACCGTGGGCATCCATCTCGGGCCGCGCGGTAACGCGCTGGAGACGTCGAATGCGATCCGGGCGCGCCTCGCTGAACTGTCGAAGCGTCTGCCGCCGGGCGTGGCGATCGAGATTCCATTCGATACCGCGTACTTCGTGCGCGTGGCGATCCACGAAGTGGTGATCGCGCTCATCGAAGCTGTGGTGCTCGTGTTCGCGGTGATGTGGCTGTTCCTGCGCGACCTGCGCGCCACGCTCGTGCCCACGGTGGTGATCCCTGTCACGCTCATGGGCGCATTTGTTGCACTGTTTTTGGCCGGGATGTCCATCAACGTGTTCACGATGTTCGGGCTCGTGCTCGCGATCGGCATACTCGTGGACGATGCCATCGTCGTGGTGGAGAGCGTGCACCGTGTGATGCACGAGCGTGGGCTTGCGCCGCGCGAGGCCACGCGCGCCGCGATGAAGCGCATTGGCGGCGCGATCGTCGGTGTGACGGCGGTGCTCACCGCCGTGTTCGTGCCGATGCTGTTCTTCGACGGCAACGTGGGCGGCATCTACCGGCAGTTCGCGGTGGCGATGATCGCGACCATGCTGTGTTCGTCGTTCATGGCGCTCACGCTCACGCCCGCCCTTTGTGCGAATCTTCTCAGGATGCCGAAGCGGGCGCCACAGCCCGAGCGCGGTTTCGCGGCGCAAGCGGCGCGGGCCTCGCGCGGCTACCGTGCGCTCGTGGCTGCGCTACTGCGGCGCGGTCCGCGCGTGCTCGCGATCTACGCCATCCTGTGCGCAGTGGGGGCGTTCTTGTACTGGGAACTGCCGCAGGGTTTCCTGCCAAGCGAGGACGAAGGGCAGTTGCAGGTGATGATCCAGTTGCCCGCGGGCGCCACGCAGGCGCGCACGCTCGAGGTGGTAAAGCGCGTGGAAGCGATGCTCGGCAAGCAGCAGGCCGTAGGGAACGTGACGAGCGTGGTGGGCTGGAGCTTCGCAGGCAGTGGGCAGAACGTGGCGATGGCGTTCGTCGAGCTCAAGCCGTGGGGCCAGCGCGGCAAGGACGAAACGGACGCGCAGACGCTGCGCGATGCACTCAACGAGCAATTCGGCACCATCCTCGACGGCGACGTCCAGGCTACGCTGCCTTCGGCGGTGCCGGGCATCGGCCACTCCGAGGGCTTTACGTACCGGCTGGAGGATCGCGGGGGCGTCGGCGTTGAGGAGTTGAAGGCCGCGCGTGACCAACTGATCGACGCGGCCGGCAAGAGCCGCGTGGTGGCGCAGGTCCGCTCGGACGACTTGCCCGACGCGCCGCGCGTGGAACTCGACGTCGACCGCGACAAGGCCTACGCGTATGGCGTGTCGTTCGACCGCATCGCGGACGTGCTGGGCAGCACGTTCGGCTCCAGCTACGTCGACGACTTTCCGGCAAGGGGGCGGATGCGCCGCGTGATCGTCGCCGCCGACGCACCCGCGCGGATGGCCGACAGCCAGCTCCTCGACCTGCCTGTGCAGAACACATCCGGCGGGACCGTGGCGATGTCGTCGATTGCGGCCACGCACTGGACGCTCGGCCCTGTGATGCTGAGCCGCTACAACGGTTATCCGTCGCTCGATGTGACGGGGCGCGCGGCGCCGGGTCATAGCTCGGGCGAAGCGATGGCGGAGATGGAGCGCCTCGCGCTCGTTTTGCCCGATGGCGTGTCGGCCGAATGGACCGACGCCGCGTTCGAAGAAGGCCAGGCCGCGCGCCAGACACCGCTCCTCATCGGCCTTTCGCTGCTCGCAGTGTTCATGGTGCTGGCGGCGCTCTACGAGAGCTGGATCGCGCCGCTTTCGGTGATACTGATCGTTCCGCTCGGCGCGCTCGGCGCGGTGAGCGCGATGCTCCTGCGCGCGCTGCCTAACGACATCTATTTCAAGGTGGGTATGGTGACCGTGATCGGCCTAGCGGCGAAGAACGCCATCCTGATCGTGCAGGCCGCGACCGTGCGCCGTACGGGCGGGGTGCCGCTCCGTGCCGCGGTTGTGGGCGCGAGCGTCGAACGCCTGCGGCCTATCGTGATGACCTCGGCCGCGTTCGTGCTGGGCGTGCTGCCGCTCGCGTTCTCGCAGGGCGGCGGCGCGGAAAGCCGGCACTCCATCGGCACGGGAGTCCTCGGCGGCGTGGTTGCGGCGACGCTGCTCGGACTCGTGTTCACACCAGTGCTTTACTACACTGTGGTGTCGCGCGTGGCGGCGACACCTGTGCATCGCGTGCCGCCGCGCCGAAGTGAGAAAACTGCGCAACGGGCGAAAGAGACCGAAACTGAAGCGCCCTGA
- a CDS encoding GNAT family N-acetyltransferase codes for MHVPTPSPAFRSPGTIRVRNCEPADFDAIADLMNQPGVRHGTLLSGWRTPESVRTWYENRPPGCITICAEIDGRVVGQSHLEVAKPRRSHCASVGFGVHDAWQRRGVGSALMAAIVACADQSLGLRRLELEVFADNEAAIALYRKFGFVVEGRSRGAAMRSGMLADTLHMARYAEAPPFASPLVP; via the coding sequence ATGCACGTCCCGACACCATCGCCTGCGTTCAGGTCACCCGGTACTATTCGCGTGCGCAATTGTGAACCAGCCGATTTCGACGCGATCGCCGACTTGATGAACCAGCCAGGCGTTCGCCATGGCACGCTTTTGAGCGGTTGGCGCACCCCCGAATCCGTGCGCACGTGGTACGAGAATCGGCCGCCCGGCTGCATTACGATCTGCGCCGAAATCGACGGACGCGTGGTCGGCCAATCGCATCTCGAAGTCGCGAAGCCGCGCCGCTCACATTGCGCTTCGGTAGGCTTCGGCGTGCACGACGCCTGGCAGCGGCGCGGCGTGGGCAGCGCGCTGATGGCGGCGATCGTCGCCTGCGCCGACCAGTCGCTGGGCCTGCGCAGGCTCGAACTCGAAGTGTTCGCCGACAACGAGGCCGCGATCGCGCTCTATCGCAAGTTCGGCTTCGTCGTAGAGGGCCGCTCGCGTGGCGCCGCGATGCGCTCCGGCATGCTTGCCGATACGCTTCATATGGCGCGCTACGCGGAAGCACCACCGTTCGCTTCCCCCCTGGTCCCGTAA
- a CDS encoding GNAT family N-acetyltransferase — protein MQSSLPEGLVVRALRLGDAEALHALRLSPAIVRGNADAPYSSVAQTREWIASVVSPAVVIGAWVGETIVGEAELHPQKLRRAHVCAIGISVHDDWQRRGVGTFLMGQILEFADNWLGLRRLELHVYTDNAAAIAFYQKCGFEIEARLRGSVLRDGVLADFFLMARLRDPLPLAPE, from the coding sequence ATGCAGTCGAGCTTACCCGAGGGGCTCGTCGTGCGCGCATTGCGCCTCGGCGATGCCGAAGCGTTGCATGCGCTGCGGCTCAGTCCGGCGATAGTTCGGGGCAATGCGGACGCACCTTATAGTTCGGTCGCGCAGACGCGCGAGTGGATCGCGAGCGTGGTGTCGCCTGCTGTCGTCATTGGCGCGTGGGTGGGCGAGACAATAGTGGGGGAGGCTGAACTGCATCCGCAGAAGCTGCGCCGCGCTCACGTCTGCGCGATCGGCATCAGCGTGCACGACGATTGGCAGCGTCGCGGCGTCGGAACGTTTCTCATGGGGCAGATCCTCGAGTTTGCGGACAACTGGCTCGGCCTACGGCGGCTCGAGCTTCACGTCTACACCGACAATGCCGCCGCGATCGCGTTCTACCAAAAGTGCGGTTTCGAAATCGAGGCGCGTTTGCGCGGCTCAGTATTGCGCGACGGAGTGCTCGCCGACTTCTTCTTGATGGCACGCCTGCGCGATCCGCTTCCCCTCGCCCCGGAGTGA
- a CDS encoding TldD/PmbA family protein produces MSETLFASERVAVDWHTHFMMLADAVDRLLVAGETALISFAGEQSDFIRFNGGKVRQMGLVSQGKLTLRLIDGARQAYSTLDICGNADQDLRDVGTTLETLRSGLRDAPDDPHLLYDTTPWQRSTRRTGRLRDPHALIHVVAECARGLDFVGFYAGGMLARGFASSCGSRGWHEVENFCFSWSLYHPGGRAIKTTYAGETWDDAKFASKVQEAAARLPVLALAPRALGPGRYRAWLAPAALEELLGVTAWGGFSARAQATSQSPLYRLHGGELSLDARVSITEDLDLGITPVFNDDGYLREGVPLVREGRSVAQLTNARTGREYGLIPNGALASEAPSSLSMPGGDLADADVLAALGTGLYVGNLWYVNFSDRMNCRLTGMTRFATFWVEEGRVVAPVDAMRFDDSLYGLLGERLERLGAQPELRLSEDTWGQRATGGMQLPGVLVKSFELTL; encoded by the coding sequence ATGAGCGAAACCCTCTTTGCGAGCGAGCGCGTGGCGGTGGATTGGCACACGCATTTCATGATGCTCGCTGATGCGGTCGACCGGTTGTTGGTGGCTGGTGAAACGGCGCTCATTTCTTTTGCCGGGGAGCAGTCGGACTTCATTCGCTTCAACGGCGGCAAGGTCCGGCAGATGGGCCTGGTCTCGCAGGGCAAGCTCACGCTCCGGCTAATCGATGGCGCGCGCCAGGCGTATTCCACGCTCGACATCTGCGGTAACGCCGACCAGGACCTTCGCGATGTGGGCACGACGTTGGAGACGCTTCGCTCGGGCCTGCGTGATGCACCTGATGATCCGCACCTGCTCTACGACACGACACCGTGGCAGCGTTCGACGCGGCGCACCGGACGGCTGCGCGATCCGCATGCCCTCATCCATGTGGTGGCCGAATGCGCGCGAGGGCTCGATTTCGTGGGCTTCTACGCGGGTGGCATGCTCGCGCGTGGCTTCGCCTCGAGCTGCGGCAGCCGTGGCTGGCACGAAGTCGAGAATTTCTGCTTCAGCTGGTCGCTCTATCATCCGGGCGGCCGCGCAATCAAGACGACCTATGCGGGCGAGACCTGGGACGACGCGAAGTTTGCCAGCAAGGTGCAGGAGGCGGCTGCGCGCTTGCCCGTGCTAGCGCTCGCACCGCGAGCGCTCGGGCCGGGCCGCTACCGTGCATGGCTCGCGCCAGCGGCGCTCGAAGAGCTGCTGGGCGTTACTGCGTGGGGCGGCTTTTCGGCGCGCGCGCAGGCGACGTCGCAGAGCCCGCTTTACCGGCTGCATGGCGGCGAGCTTTCGCTCGACGCGCGCGTCTCGATCACTGAAGACCTCGATCTTGGCATTACACCTGTCTTCAACGACGACGGTTATTTGCGCGAAGGCGTGCCGCTCGTGCGTGAGGGGAGGAGCGTCGCGCAATTGACGAACGCCCGGACGGGGCGTGAGTACGGCCTGATACCCAACGGTGCGCTGGCGAGCGAGGCGCCGTCGTCGCTATCGATGCCGGGCGGCGACCTCGCGGATGCGGATGTACTCGCGGCGCTTGGCACAGGTCTCTATGTCGGCAACCTGTGGTACGTGAACTTCTCGGACCGTATGAACTGCCGCCTGACAGGCATGACGCGTTTTGCGACGTTCTGGGTGGAAGAGGGGCGTGTCGTTGCACCGGTAGACGCCATGCGCTTCGACGACAGTCTGTACGGCCTGCTGGGCGAGCGCCTCGAGCGTCTGGGTGCGCAGCCCGAGCTGCGCCTGTCCGAAGACACATGGGGCCAACGCGCGACGGGCGGCATGCAACTGCCGGGGGTGCTAGTGAAGTCGTTTGAACTGACGCTGTAG
- a CDS encoding TldD/PmbA family protein — translation MIEERWVQGARTLKSSADFWSLRMVDELVEDHVVRNDIAQPLRVVRERGAMLTAWAGAGAGYAATADLSAEGLQRALEIATARAFACAQVSLIDHRRIARPVASGSYASPNVDVPLPTRREWLAQLAHECASANLDARIVERVASMHVVHADQLYLTSDGVRIEQRFRYLMPGLSVAAHANGDTQVRTLAGDHGALGQGGLEILARHRFNGAGARVADEALQLLAAPNCPSGTRDLLLMPDQMMLQIHESIGHPLELDRILGDERNFAGWSFVKPEMFGSYQYGSPLLNVTFDPELREEAATYAFDDEGSSASKQYLIRNGVLERPLGGALSQQRAGLPGVANSRAANWNRPPIDRMANLNIEPGTETLAAMIANIENGVLMTSNTSWSIDDHRNKFQFGCEYGRLIENGKLTQVVKRPNYRGISASFWRSLVAVGDASTREVYGTPYCGKGEPAQVIRVGHASPACVFSNVDVFGGA, via the coding sequence ATGATCGAAGAGCGTTGGGTGCAAGGCGCGCGCACGCTGAAGAGTAGCGCCGATTTCTGGTCGCTGCGCATGGTGGACGAACTTGTCGAGGACCACGTGGTGCGCAACGACATCGCGCAGCCGCTGCGTGTGGTGCGCGAGCGCGGCGCAATGCTGACTGCCTGGGCCGGTGCTGGCGCCGGCTATGCGGCTACCGCCGATCTCAGTGCCGAGGGTCTCCAGCGTGCACTCGAAATCGCCACGGCGCGGGCGTTTGCCTGTGCGCAAGTCTCGTTGATCGATCACCGCCGCATTGCTCGGCCTGTTGCGAGCGGTAGCTATGCTTCGCCGAATGTCGACGTGCCGCTTCCCACCCGCCGTGAGTGGCTCGCCCAGCTCGCGCACGAGTGTGCGTCGGCGAACCTCGACGCGCGCATCGTCGAGCGCGTGGCGAGCATGCATGTTGTACACGCGGATCAACTCTATCTCACGAGCGACGGCGTGCGCATCGAGCAGCGCTTTCGCTACCTCATGCCAGGACTGAGCGTGGCCGCACATGCCAACGGCGACACGCAGGTGCGAACGCTTGCCGGTGACCACGGCGCGCTCGGGCAGGGAGGTCTCGAGATACTCGCACGGCACCGCTTCAATGGGGCCGGCGCCCGTGTGGCGGACGAGGCGCTGCAACTGCTCGCGGCACCGAACTGCCCCTCGGGCACGCGCGACTTGCTGCTGATGCCCGACCAGATGATGTTGCAGATTCACGAATCGATCGGTCATCCACTCGAACTTGACCGAATTCTTGGCGACGAGCGCAACTTCGCTGGCTGGAGCTTCGTGAAACCGGAGATGTTCGGCAGCTATCAGTACGGCTCCCCGTTGCTGAACGTGACGTTCGACCCCGAGCTGCGCGAAGAAGCCGCTACGTATGCGTTCGACGACGAAGGCAGTTCGGCGAGCAAGCAATACCTGATCCGCAACGGCGTGCTGGAGCGGCCGCTCGGTGGGGCACTCTCGCAGCAGCGCGCTGGGCTGCCAGGGGTCGCGAACTCGCGCGCGGCCAACTGGAATCGCCCGCCTATCGACCGCATGGCGAACCTGAACATCGAGCCCGGTACAGAGACGCTCGCCGCGATGATCGCAAACATCGAAAACGGCGTTCTAATGACTTCGAATACGTCCTGGTCAATTGACGACCATCGTAACAAGTTCCAGTTCGGTTGCGAATATGGCAGGCTCATCGAGAACGGCAAGCTCACGCAGGTCGTTAAGCGGCCTAATTATCGCGGCATCTCGGCGAGCTTCTGGCGCAGTCTCGTTGCCGTAGGCGATGCGAGTACCCGGGAAGTCTACGGCACGCCGTATTGCGGGAAGGGAGAGCCTGCGCAGGTGATTCGTGTGGGGCACGCGTCACCCGCGTGCGTCTTTAGCAACGTAGACGTATTCGGAGGCGCCTGA
- a CDS encoding ABC transporter ATP-binding protein translates to MNRPLLDIERFSVRFGEKVAVRQLSLSIARGERVALVGESGSGKSVTALSILGLVERARFTGRMLFDGEDLLQKTEQQMRGVRGADIAMVFQEPMTALNPLYTVGKQIAESLRLHEGLSAGAARERGIDLLRRTGIPEPERRIDSFPHQLSGGQRQRAMIAMALACRPRLLLADEPTTALDVTVRQQIVDLLIDLQEQEAAARGMAILLITHDLNLVRRFAQRVAVMEKGVLVETNTTAALFSSPQHPYTQRLLDSEPRREVAPVAVDAPPILEVKGLAVDYRTASKGWRSVFGSSTFRALHEADLSLRCGETLGIVGESGSGKSTLAATVLGLKSAAAGEIRIDGIALSAQRKASARRALYSRMQVVFQDPFGSLSPRMTIEQIVGEGLAVHRPEVDGPARRMRIASLLEEVGLQADSMQRYPHEFSGGQRQRIAIARALAVEPELIVLDEPTSALDVSIQKQVLALLTNLQKKYKLSYLFITHDLAVMRAMAHRVIVMKAGRIVEQGDTLDVLHAPSHPYTQSLLASSMLHEPTALQEKFA, encoded by the coding sequence ATGAATCGTCCTTTGCTGGATATTGAGCGTTTTAGCGTGCGCTTCGGCGAGAAAGTGGCCGTGCGCCAACTAAGTCTTTCGATAGCACGCGGCGAACGCGTGGCGCTCGTCGGGGAGTCGGGCTCGGGCAAGAGCGTGACTGCATTGTCGATCCTTGGCCTCGTCGAGCGTGCGCGGTTCACGGGACGTATGCTGTTCGACGGCGAGGATCTGCTGCAGAAGACCGAGCAGCAGATGCGCGGCGTTCGCGGAGCCGATATTGCCATGGTCTTTCAGGAGCCGATGACTGCCCTGAATCCGCTATACACGGTAGGCAAGCAAATTGCAGAAAGCCTGCGCCTCCACGAAGGTCTGAGCGCTGGCGCAGCGCGGGAGCGCGGTATCGACCTGCTGCGGCGGACCGGCATTCCCGAGCCGGAGCGCCGCATCGACAGCTTTCCACACCAGCTGTCTGGCGGACAGCGCCAGCGTGCGATGATCGCGATGGCGCTCGCGTGCCGCCCGCGCCTGCTGCTCGCCGACGAGCCCACGACGGCACTTGACGTGACCGTGCGCCAGCAGATTGTCGATCTGCTGATCGACCTGCAGGAGCAGGAGGCGGCAGCACGGGGCATGGCGATATTGCTCATCACGCATGACCTGAATCTCGTGCGGCGCTTTGCGCAGCGCGTTGCGGTGATGGAAAAGGGCGTACTCGTCGAAACGAACACGACCGCGGCGCTGTTCTCGAGCCCCCAGCATCCCTACACCCAACGCCTGCTTGATAGCGAGCCGCGTCGCGAAGTGGCTCCGGTCGCGGTGGATGCGCCGCCCATTCTCGAAGTGAAGGGCCTCGCAGTGGACTACCGCACGGCGTCGAAGGGCTGGCGCTCGGTGTTCGGCAGCTCGACGTTCCGTGCCTTGCACGAAGCGGACCTGAGTCTGCGGTGTGGTGAAACGCTCGGTATCGTCGGCGAGTCGGGCTCGGGCAAATCGACGCTCGCGGCCACCGTGCTCGGGCTGAAAAGCGCGGCGGCGGGCGAGATCCGCATCGACGGGATCGCGCTCTCGGCGCAACGCAAGGCGAGCGCGCGCCGCGCACTGTACTCGCGTATGCAGGTGGTGTTCCAGGATCCATTCGGCTCGCTTTCCCCGCGCATGACGATTGAGCAGATAGTCGGGGAGGGGCTGGCCGTGCACAGACCGGAGGTTGACGGACCGGCGCGGCGCATGCGTATCGCATCGCTGCTCGAAGAAGTGGGTCTGCAAGCCGATTCGATGCAGCGATACCCCCACGAATTTTCGGGCGGCCAGCGCCAGCGCATCGCCATTGCGCGCGCGCTGGCAGTCGAGCCGGAACTGATTGTGCTCGATGAGCCGACCAGCGCGCTCGACGTCTCGATTCAGAAGCAGGTGCTCGCGCTACTGACGAACTTGCAGAAGAAGTACAAGCTAAGTTATCTGTTCATCACGCATGATCTGGCCGTCATGCGCGCGATGGCACATCGCGTGATCGTGATGAAAGCGGGCCGTATCGTCGAGCAGGGTGACACGCTCGACGTGCTGCACGCGCCGTCACATCCTTACACTCAATCGCTGCTGGCGTCGTCGATGCTGCACGAGCCGACAGCGCTACAGGAGAAGTTCGCATGA